Proteins from one Xenopus tropicalis strain Nigerian chromosome 1, UCB_Xtro_10.0, whole genome shotgun sequence genomic window:
- the b3gnt3.1 gene encoding acetylgalactosaminyl-O-glycosyl-glycoprotein beta-1,3-N-acetylglucosaminyltransferase, which produces MAMTKKHFWKCLLGSIAAVITLRFALHFNSFYVLNNVIDKTEELSFSNAIMSNQPIIELPYSECKEDTSARNVTNFNKEPQNMKDFLTYRHCRSFPQLLDSPMKCGGPANSKEVSLLLAIKSSPANYERREAVRKTWGVEKTYNGFQVKRIFLIGTPKQKDEEKRMMQLLTIESQLYNDVLQWDFYDSFYNLTLKQVLFLTWFEAKCPGAKFIFNGDDDVFVNTVNVITYLNSLNNDGNKHHLFVGALNIGMPPIRQPNSKYYVSEALFKGNEFDPYCGGGGILIASFTAHSIIRESQYIPLFPIDDAYLGMCLARAGLKPSNHEGIKTLGIRLPNVDSFDPCYYRHMLVVHRFVPYEMLIMWNALQITELKCRQKSRVTVEKTNSLNKKILLE; this is translated from the exons at GGCaatgacaaaaaaacatttctggaaATGTCTTCTGGGATCAATAGCAGCTGTCATCACCCTCCGATTCGCTTTGCACTTCAATAGCTTCTATGTTCTTAATAATGTTATTGATAAAACAGAAGAGTTATCTTTTTCTAATGCGATAATGTCAAACCAACCTATAATCGAGTTACCCTACTCTGAATGCAAGGAAGACACTTCTGCCAGAAACGTAACCAATTTTAATAAAGAACCGCAGAACATGAAGGATTTTTTGACCTACCGTCATTGCAGGAGTTTTCCACAGCTTCTTGACTCACCCATGAAGTGTGGTGGACCAGCTAACTCAAAAGAAGTCTCTCTCTTGCTGGCCATTAAATCCTCCCCTGCCAACTATGAGCGTCGGGAGGCTGTGAGAAAAACATGGGGAGTGGAGAAAACCTACAATGGATTTCAGGTAAAGAGAATTTTCCTCATTGGAACACCAAAACAAAAAGATGAGGAGAAGCGGATGATGCAATTGCTGACTATTGAGAGTCAACTGTATAATGATGTATTGCAGTGGGATTTTTATGACTCTTTCTATAATTTAACTCTGAAACAGGTTTTGTTCCTGACCTGGTTTGAGGCTAAGTGTCCCGGagccaaatttatttttaatggagATGATGATGTATTTGTAAACACTGTGAATGTGATAACTTACTTAAACAGCCTAAACAATGACGGAAACAAGCACCACTTATTTGTAGGGGCATTAAACATAGGTATGCCTCCAATTCGACAGCCAAACAGCAAGTATTATGTTTCAGAGGCACTGTTTAAGGGAAACGAATTTGACCCTTACTGCGGAGGTGGAGGTATCCTTATCGCAAGTTTCACAGCCCACTCTATTATTAGGGAATCTCAGTATATCCCTCTCTTTCCCATTGATGATGCCTATCTAGGAATGTGCTTAGCAAGGGCTGGTCTCAAACCCAGCAACCACGAGGGAATAAAAACATTGGGAATCAGATTGCCAAATGTGGATAGCTTTGACCCCTGCTATTACCGGCACATGCTGGTGGTGCACCGCTTTGTGCCGTACGAGATGCTGATTATGTGGAACGCCCTGCAGATTACAGAGCTAAAATGCAGACAAAAGAGCAGAGTTACTGTTGAAAAGACAAACTCATTAAACAAGAAGATTTTGCTTGAATGA